One window of Arthrobacter oryzae genomic DNA carries:
- a CDS encoding cupin domain-containing protein, translated as MQKISIEALARQQLAAALAASNGRAADTVYGGHEKVLRQTVMALKAGTQLSEHQNPGDATVYVLQGSLRLRAGQESWEGKPGDLLIVPDGLHSLEAEEDSAFLFTVAKGAR; from the coding sequence ATGCAGAAGATATCGATCGAGGCCCTGGCCCGGCAGCAGCTTGCCGCGGCGCTTGCAGCGAGCAACGGGCGTGCTGCGGACACCGTCTATGGCGGGCATGAGAAGGTGCTCCGCCAGACCGTTATGGCGCTCAAAGCCGGCACACAGTTGAGTGAGCACCAGAACCCGGGGGACGCCACGGTCTACGTCCTGCAGGGCAGCCTCCGACTGCGCGCGGGCCAGGAGTCGTGGGAGGGCAAGCCCGGTGACCTGCTGATCGTGCCGGACGGACTGCACAGCCTCGAAGCCGAAGAAGATTCGGCCTTCCTGTTCACCGTGGCGAAGGGCGCGAGGTAG
- a CDS encoding HNH endonuclease signature motif containing protein, with the protein MESTAVADALDAVAASVAALSGLIKGALPAGIAPSDHLRQMADDCLDGLTIASRLEAASAALKVQLAATFVEATKAMESPSASPQERCATDMALVAEVACVLTVSERTAGAFLQEARQLTTALPLTLASLQAGTISWQHARILVDETSGLDRASTAGLEAHFLDPDAENPARGCPAGELVPSRFRAKARTWRERHHSASIESRHRASARDRRLEFTPDRDGMAWLAAYLPADTAASIWNRATAAARDLQGPDESRNLSQLRADTAASWLIAGVAEGVPSPKAQVLVTVPALSLLGATEEPAMLDGYGPIPPSMARQLVADGASSFQRVLTDPATGAPLEIGRSSYRVPNALRQWLRLRDGKCPFPGCNNQSLDNEADHALAWHEGGTTGVSNLSQPCRKHHRLKHTTGWQPMDASRDAPPGWMAPSGRRYTSEEQDWEPAWQPDANLWPPADTPDAPDAPDAPDAPDIGAYLPDPALVDPLPDWEMWLAA; encoded by the coding sequence ATGGAAAGCACCGCAGTAGCTGACGCATTGGACGCCGTCGCGGCGTCCGTCGCTGCGCTGTCCGGCCTCATTAAGGGTGCGCTCCCTGCCGGAATCGCACCTTCGGATCACTTGCGACAAATGGCCGATGACTGCCTCGACGGGCTCACCATAGCGAGCCGGTTGGAAGCCGCGAGCGCAGCCCTCAAGGTTCAACTGGCAGCAACGTTTGTCGAAGCCACCAAGGCGATGGAATCCCCGTCGGCCTCCCCGCAGGAGCGGTGCGCCACGGATATGGCCCTGGTGGCCGAAGTGGCCTGCGTCCTGACCGTCAGCGAACGGACCGCGGGCGCATTCCTGCAGGAGGCGCGGCAACTCACCACAGCACTGCCCCTGACACTCGCCTCCCTCCAGGCGGGGACCATCTCGTGGCAGCACGCCCGGATCCTCGTGGACGAGACCTCCGGCCTGGACCGGGCGTCCACCGCGGGACTGGAAGCGCACTTTCTGGACCCGGACGCCGAGAACCCTGCCCGGGGCTGCCCTGCCGGGGAGCTCGTGCCCTCCCGTTTCCGCGCCAAGGCACGCACTTGGCGGGAGCGTCATCACTCCGCGAGCATCGAAAGTCGCCACCGGGCCAGCGCCCGGGACCGGCGGCTCGAGTTCACCCCGGACCGCGACGGCATGGCGTGGCTCGCTGCCTACTTGCCCGCCGACACTGCCGCGTCCATCTGGAACCGTGCCACGGCGGCGGCCAGGGACCTCCAGGGCCCCGACGAATCCCGGAACCTCTCCCAGCTCCGGGCCGACACCGCCGCAAGTTGGCTCATCGCCGGCGTCGCAGAGGGTGTGCCATCGCCGAAGGCGCAGGTCCTCGTGACCGTGCCGGCGTTATCGCTCTTGGGCGCCACCGAAGAGCCGGCGATGCTGGACGGCTACGGACCGATCCCGCCCAGCATGGCCAGGCAGCTCGTCGCGGACGGCGCGTCCTCGTTCCAACGTGTCCTGACCGACCCTGCCACGGGCGCCCCGCTGGAGATCGGACGATCCAGCTACCGCGTCCCAAACGCCTTGCGCCAATGGCTGCGCCTCCGCGACGGCAAGTGCCCGTTTCCCGGCTGTAACAACCAGTCCCTCGACAACGAGGCGGATCATGCTTTGGCGTGGCACGAGGGCGGCACCACTGGTGTCTCCAACCTCAGCCAGCCCTGCCGGAAGCATCACCGGCTCAAGCACACCACCGGCTGGCAGCCGATGGACGCCAGCCGCGACGCACCACCCGGCTGGATGGCCCCGTCAGGACGCCGCTACACCAGCGAAGAGCAAGACTGGGAGCCCGCCTGGCAGCCGGACGCCAATCTCTGGCCACCGGCCGACACGCCCGATGCCCCCGACGCGCCCGACGCGCCCGACGCGCCCGACATTGGCGCATACCTTCCCGACCCCGCGTTGGTTGACCCGCTGCCCGACTGGGAAATGTGGCTCGCCGCGTAG
- a CDS encoding phosphotransferase, which translates to MTGEEQELTGGNASDSVVRVGDTVRKPWLANSSMVQGYLSILRSSGLDVPQPLGRDGEGRNIVEYVEGIPAIDQLPLSQDDLQRVGQMIRQIHDASEKVEIPGRDQWNMLLPADNPDLMCHNDLAPWNLIIGERWVFIDWDGAGPSTRLWDLAYAAQSFGLLFDGQPVHDAANKLRAFVSGYDADNELRRALPSAMGKRTAAMYELLRSANESGFQPWSDMYLNGHGEHWRAAATYVRRHQKVWEQALS; encoded by the coding sequence ATGACTGGGGAAGAGCAGGAACTGACGGGCGGAAATGCCTCAGACAGTGTTGTGCGCGTGGGCGATACTGTCCGCAAGCCGTGGCTGGCTAATTCATCCATGGTTCAGGGCTATCTCAGTATCCTCCGGTCCTCGGGACTGGATGTTCCGCAGCCCCTGGGCAGGGACGGAGAAGGCAGGAACATCGTTGAATATGTGGAAGGCATTCCTGCCATTGACCAGTTGCCGCTGAGCCAGGATGACCTGCAGCGGGTCGGGCAAATGATTCGGCAAATCCATGACGCCAGCGAAAAGGTTGAGATACCCGGCCGGGACCAGTGGAATATGCTGTTGCCGGCCGACAACCCGGACCTGATGTGCCACAACGACCTTGCCCCATGGAACCTCATCATCGGAGAGCGTTGGGTATTCATCGATTGGGACGGAGCAGGTCCGAGTACTCGGCTATGGGATTTGGCCTACGCCGCGCAGTCGTTTGGGTTGCTTTTCGACGGTCAACCCGTTCACGACGCCGCTAACAAGTTGCGCGCCTTCGTTAGCGGATACGACGCTGACAATGAATTGCGCAGGGCGCTGCCCTCCGCCATGGGGAAGCGAACAGCGGCGATGTACGAACTGCTAAGGTCCGCCAACGAAAGCGGATTCCAGCCATGGTCGGACATGTACCTGAACGGCCACGGCGAGCACTGGCGCGCCGCTGCCACTTACGTCCGCCGACATCAGAAAGTCTGGGAACAGGCCCTCTCCTGA